The Fibrobacter sp. UWB5 genomic sequence TGACAAAACCCATTAAAACTTATTAAATTTGGCTCACTCCTATGTTCAGTAATGAAACTAGGGTGTGCCAAAGTAGCTCAGCTGGTAGAGCAGCTGATTTGTAATCAGCCGGTCGTAGGTTCGATTCCTATCTTTGGCTTAGACATAATGGGTCGTTGCCCGAGTGGTTAAAGGGGACGGACTGTAAATCCGTTGGCTTACGCCTACCGTGGTTCGAAACCACGACGGCCCACGATAAAACGCCTGCTGAAGCAGAGAGCGCTTCAGCAGGCTATTAAGCCCAGGTAGCTCAGTGGTAGAGCACTTCCTTGGTAAGGAAGAGGTCTCGGGTCCGACTCCCGATCTGGGCTCTCACTAATTGGAGATAGAATCATGGCAAAAGAACATTTTGACAGAAGCAAGCCGCACTGCAACATCGGCACCATCGGCCACGTTGACCACGGCAAAACCACTCTGACCGCCGCAATCTGCACGACTCTCGCTGCACGCGGCCTCGCCGCCGCCAAGCGTTTCGACGAAATCGACAACGCTCCCGAAGAAAAGGCCCGCGGCATCACGATCAACACCTCCCACGTGGAATACACCACTGCAAACCGTCACTACGCTCACGTCGACTGCCCGGGGCACGCCGACTACGTCAAGAACATGGTGACCGGTGCTGCCCAGATGGACGGCGCCATCCTCGTCGTTGCAGCTACCGACGGCCCGATGCCGCAGACCCGTGAACACATCCTCCTCGCTCACCAGGTGGGCGTGCCGAAGATCGTCGTGTTCATGAACAAGGTCGACATGGTGGACGACGAAGAACTCCTCGACCTCGTGGAAATGGAAGTTCGCGACCTTCTGTCCAAGTACGAATTTGACGGCGACAACACCCCGATCATCCGCGGTTCCGCTCTCAAGGCCCTCGAAGGCGACCCCGCCTACCAGGACAAGATCATGGAACTCATGGACGCCTGCGACACCTACATCCCGCTTCCGGCCCGTGAAACCGAAAAGCCGTTCCTGATGCCGATCGAAGACGTGTTCACCATCACTGGTCGTGGCACCGTCGCTACCGGTCGTATCGAACGCGGCGTGGTTCACCTGAACGACAAGGTCGAACGCGTTGGTCTCGGCGAAACCGCCGAATACGTTGTTACCGGCGTTGAAATGTTCCGCAAGCTCCTCGACGACGCCCAGGCTGGCGACAACGTCGGTTTGCTCCTCCGCGGTGCAGAAAAGAAGGACATCAGCCGCGGCCAGGTGCTCGCTGCTCCGAAGTCCGTGACCCCGCACGCCGAATTCAAGGCAGAAATCTACGTCCTGACGAAGGACGAAGGTGGCCGCCACACTCCGTTCATGAACGGCTACCGTCCTCAGTTCTACTTCCGCACCACCGACGTGACTGGCACGATCCAGCTCCCGGAAGGTGTTGAAATGGTGACTCCGGGTGACACCGTGACCATTCACGTGAACCTGATCGCCCCGGTGGCAATGGAAAAGCAGCTCCGCTTCGCAATCCGCGAAGGTGGCCGTACCGTTGGCGCTGGCTCCGTAACCGAAATCATCAAGTAATCGGATAATAAAATGCCCAGAGAACTCATCACGCTCGAATGCACCGAATGCAATCAGCGCAACTATGACTGCGACAAGAACAAGCGTCTTCACCCCTCCCGCGTGGAGTACAAGAAGTACTGCCCGTTCTGCCGCAAGCATACTGTTCACAAGGAAACCAAGTAAGGAAGTCCGAATAGGTCGGTAGCT encodes the following:
- the tuf gene encoding elongation factor Tu, producing MAKEHFDRSKPHCNIGTIGHVDHGKTTLTAAICTTLAARGLAAAKRFDEIDNAPEEKARGITINTSHVEYTTANRHYAHVDCPGHADYVKNMVTGAAQMDGAILVVAATDGPMPQTREHILLAHQVGVPKIVVFMNKVDMVDDEELLDLVEMEVRDLLSKYEFDGDNTPIIRGSALKALEGDPAYQDKIMELMDACDTYIPLPARETEKPFLMPIEDVFTITGRGTVATGRIERGVVHLNDKVERVGLGETAEYVVTGVEMFRKLLDDAQAGDNVGLLLRGAEKKDISRGQVLAAPKSVTPHAEFKAEIYVLTKDEGGRHTPFMNGYRPQFYFRTTDVTGTIQLPEGVEMVTPGDTVTIHVNLIAPVAMEKQLRFAIREGGRTVGAGSVTEIIK
- the rpmG gene encoding 50S ribosomal protein L33 translates to MPRELITLECTECNQRNYDCDKNKRLHPSRVEYKKYCPFCRKHTVHKETK